In Streptomyces capitiformicae, one genomic interval encodes:
- a CDS encoding RpiB/LacA/LacB family sugar-phosphate isomerase — translation MRISVSSDMDEPVARFLVAELRDRGHEVLPHGALRPGDDPQWAVCSEAAAREVASGVAEQAVVCCWTGTGASIAANKVPGVRAALCTDAYTADGARRWNDANVLAIGLRLTSEPLLKEILDAWFAAEASQDADDRENVARVERLDAGRGTTPAE, via the coding sequence ATGCGGATCTCCGTCTCCTCCGACATGGACGAACCCGTCGCGCGCTTCCTCGTCGCGGAGCTGCGCGATCGGGGCCACGAAGTACTGCCGCACGGGGCGCTGCGGCCCGGGGACGACCCCCAGTGGGCGGTCTGCTCGGAGGCGGCGGCCCGTGAGGTCGCCTCCGGTGTGGCGGAGCAGGCGGTCGTGTGCTGCTGGACGGGGACCGGCGCGTCGATCGCCGCGAACAAGGTGCCAGGGGTACGGGCCGCCCTGTGCACGGACGCGTACACGGCGGACGGCGCCCGCCGCTGGAACGACGCCAACGTGCTGGCGATCGGCCTGCGCCTGACCTCCGAGCCGCTTCTGAAGGAGATCCTCGACGCCTGGTTCGCCGCCGAGGCCAGCCAGGACGCCGACGACCGGGAGAACGTGGCTCGCGTCGAGCGGCTCGATGCCGGTCGGGGGACCACTCCGGCCGAGTGA